Proteins encoded together in one Cellulomonas gilvus ATCC 13127 window:
- the secA gene encoding preprotein translocase subunit SecA yields the protein MSAILEKVLRLGEGRILKKLSGIAQQVNALEDAFEALSDAELREETDRFKARLAEGETLDDILAEAFAAVREASRRTLGQRHFDVQLMGGAALHLGNIAEMKTGEGKTLVATAPAYLNALSGKGVHVVTVNDYLAEYQSELMGRVYRFLGLTTGCILSSQTPAERREQYAADITYGTNNEFGFDYLRDNMAWSTDELVQRGHNFAIVDEVDSILIDEARTPLIISGPASGDANRWYGEFAKVVRRLQAERDYEVDEKKRTVGVLEPGIARVEDYLGIDNLYESLNTPLIGFLNNAIRAKELFKRDKDYVVMNGEVLIVDEHTGRILPGRRYNEGMHQAIEAKEGVAIKAENQTLATITLQNYFRLYSRLSGMTGTAETEAAEFQGTYELGVVPIPTNRNMQRIDQKDLVYKSEAGKFDAVVEDIVERHAKGQPVLVGTTSVEKSELLSAKLRKQGVPHEVLNAKQHAREASIVAQAGRKGAVTVATNMAGRGTDIMLGGNAEFMAVADLAERGLDPAENPEEYEAAWPAALEKAREAVAAEHDEVVELGGLYVLGTERHESRRIDNQLRGRSGRQGDPGESRFYLSLQDDLMRLFNSGMAESMMTRAGFPEDLPLESKIVTRGIQSAQSQVEARNFEIRKNVLKYDDVMSRQREVIYEQRRRVLEGEDLHEQVAHFRTDVLTAYVQGATTEGRPEDWDLEALWTALRAVYPVTITPEEVLEEAGGAQRLTQELLLRELLSDAEVAYAERESTIGSANMRQLERRVTLSVLDRKWREHLYEMDYLKEGIGLRAMAQRDPLVEYQREGYQLFNAMTDAIKEETVGFLFNLQVQVGEPEDAQDAPVVSADSAAAAAGSGPRLIAKGIDGPEQRAPLQYSAPSVDGDASPLADAVAEPGDVAPQAAPAAASNREERRRAAKQQRKH from the coding sequence GTGTCAGCGATCCTCGAGAAGGTCCTGCGGCTCGGTGAGGGCCGGATCCTCAAGAAGCTGTCGGGCATCGCCCAGCAGGTCAATGCGCTCGAGGACGCGTTCGAGGCGCTCTCGGACGCCGAGCTCCGTGAGGAGACCGACCGCTTCAAGGCGCGCCTCGCCGAGGGGGAGACGCTCGACGACATCCTCGCGGAGGCGTTCGCGGCCGTGCGGGAGGCGTCGCGCCGCACGCTGGGCCAGCGGCACTTCGACGTGCAGCTCATGGGCGGCGCCGCGCTGCACCTGGGGAACATCGCGGAGATGAAGACCGGTGAGGGCAAGACCCTCGTCGCAACCGCGCCCGCCTACCTCAACGCGCTGTCGGGCAAGGGCGTGCACGTCGTCACCGTCAACGACTACCTGGCCGAGTACCAGAGCGAGCTCATGGGCCGCGTGTACCGGTTCCTCGGTCTGACCACGGGCTGCATCCTGTCGTCGCAGACGCCCGCCGAGCGGCGCGAGCAGTACGCGGCCGACATCACGTACGGCACCAACAACGAGTTCGGGTTCGACTACCTGCGCGACAACATGGCGTGGAGCACCGACGAGCTGGTGCAGCGCGGCCACAACTTCGCGATCGTCGACGAGGTCGACTCGATCCTCATCGACGAGGCCCGGACGCCGCTCATCATCTCCGGCCCCGCCTCGGGTGACGCCAACCGCTGGTACGGCGAGTTCGCCAAGGTCGTGCGGCGCCTGCAGGCCGAGCGCGACTACGAGGTCGACGAGAAGAAGCGGACGGTCGGGGTGCTCGAGCCGGGCATCGCGCGCGTCGAGGACTACCTCGGCATCGACAACCTCTACGAGTCGCTCAACACGCCGCTCATCGGCTTCCTCAACAACGCGATCCGCGCCAAGGAGCTGTTCAAGCGCGACAAGGACTACGTCGTGATGAACGGCGAGGTGCTGATCGTCGACGAGCACACGGGCCGCATCCTGCCCGGGCGTCGCTACAACGAGGGCATGCACCAGGCGATCGAGGCGAAGGAGGGCGTGGCGATCAAGGCCGAGAACCAGACGCTCGCCACGATCACGCTGCAGAACTACTTCCGTCTCTACTCGCGCCTGTCCGGCATGACCGGTACCGCCGAGACCGAGGCCGCGGAGTTCCAGGGCACCTACGAGCTCGGCGTGGTGCCGATCCCGACCAACCGCAACATGCAGCGGATCGACCAGAAGGACCTCGTCTACAAGAGCGAGGCCGGCAAGTTCGACGCCGTGGTCGAGGACATCGTCGAGCGGCACGCCAAGGGTCAGCCGGTGCTGGTCGGCACGACGAGCGTCGAGAAGTCCGAGCTGCTCTCGGCCAAGCTGCGCAAGCAGGGCGTCCCGCACGAGGTGCTGAACGCCAAGCAGCACGCGCGTGAGGCCTCGATCGTCGCGCAGGCGGGGCGCAAGGGCGCCGTCACGGTCGCGACGAACATGGCGGGCCGTGGCACCGACATCATGCTCGGCGGCAACGCCGAGTTCATGGCCGTCGCGGACCTGGCCGAGCGTGGGCTCGACCCGGCGGAGAACCCCGAGGAGTACGAGGCCGCGTGGCCCGCCGCGCTCGAGAAGGCGCGTGAGGCCGTCGCGGCCGAGCACGACGAGGTGGTCGAGCTCGGCGGCCTGTACGTGCTGGGCACCGAGCGTCACGAGTCGCGCCGCATCGACAACCAGCTCCGTGGCCGGTCCGGCCGGCAGGGCGACCCGGGCGAGTCCCGGTTCTACCTGTCGCTGCAGGACGACCTCATGCGCCTGTTCAACTCGGGCATGGCGGAGTCGATGATGACGCGCGCCGGGTTCCCGGAGGACCTGCCGCTCGAGTCGAAGATCGTCACGCGCGGCATCCAGTCCGCGCAGTCGCAGGTCGAGGCGCGCAACTTCGAGATCCGCAAGAACGTCCTGAAGTACGACGACGTGATGTCCCGGCAGCGCGAGGTCATCTACGAGCAGCGTCGCCGCGTGCTCGAGGGTGAGGACCTGCACGAGCAGGTCGCGCACTTCCGCACGGACGTGCTCACCGCGTACGTCCAGGGCGCGACCACCGAGGGCCGTCCCGAGGACTGGGACCTCGAGGCGCTGTGGACCGCGCTGCGCGCGGTCTACCCCGTGACGATCACGCCCGAGGAGGTCCTCGAGGAGGCCGGCGGTGCGCAGCGGCTCACGCAGGAGCTGCTGCTGCGCGAGCTGCTCTCGGACGCGGAGGTCGCCTACGCCGAGCGCGAGTCGACCATCGGCTCGGCGAACATGCGGCAGCTCGAGCGGCGCGTGACGCTGTCGGTGCTCGACCGCAAGTGGCGCGAGCACCTGTACGAGATGGACTACCTCAAGGAGGGCATCGGCCTGCGCGCGATGGCGCAGCGTGACCCGCTCGTGGAGTACCAGCGCGAGGGGTACCAGCTGTTCAACGCGATGACCGACGCCATCAAGGAGGAGACGGTCGGGTTCCTGTTCAACCTGCAGGTGCAGGTCGGCGAGCCCGAGGACGCGCAGGACGCCCCCGTGGTGAGTGCGGACTCCGCCGCGGCCGCGGCGGGCTCCGGCCCGCGTCTGATCGCCAAGGGCATCGACGGGCCCGAGCAGCGCGCACCGCTGCAGTACTCGGCGCCGTCGGTGGATGGCGACGCGAGCCCGCTGGCGGACGCGGTCGCCGAGCCCGGCGACGTCGCCCCGCAGGCCGCACCCGCGGCGGCGAGCAACCGCGAGGAGCGGCGGCGCGCGGCCAAGCAGCAGCGCAAGCACTGA
- a CDS encoding helix-turn-helix domain-containing protein produces the protein MPQQYLSLADVAEILGVSVGQVRSMVTTGELEAFQLGGRKIWRVGVEDLDAYVDRQKARTRERIASGASFEEE, from the coding sequence ATGCCGCAGCAGTACCTCTCCCTCGCCGACGTGGCCGAGATCCTCGGCGTCTCCGTGGGCCAGGTCCGCTCGATGGTGACCACGGGCGAGCTCGAGGCGTTCCAGCTCGGCGGGCGCAAGATCTGGCGCGTGGGCGTCGAGGACCTCGACGCGTACGTGGACCGCCAGAAGGCGCGCACGCGTGAGCGCATCGCGAGCGGCGCGTCGTTCGAGGAGGAGTGA
- a CDS encoding winged helix-turn-helix domain-containing protein: protein MWRVVTRVLPSERYTLSQARRIALAAQGLHRPRPPRSGPATARHLQAVVDRVGLLQIDSVNVLARAHLMPLFSRLGPYDPALLDRAAGRAPRRLVESWAHVASYVPPSTYRLLEFRRRADRVRLGAHPVVDGVPLRDSPVLEEVRAVVAELGPVSSVQVHERFEHRFPRSGSDWGWNWTVAKSALELMFIAGDLAVAGRTSAFERLYDLPERVLPADVLAAPPPDDADAVRELVAISARAHGIGTPRCLGDYFRLGIAATRRAIDELVEAGTLVPASVVGWEREVYRHVDAALPRRATGAALLSPFDPLVFERRRLEELFGLRYRIEIYVPAAQRRWGYYVLPFLLGDRIEALVDLKADRAGRRLLVQAAHRAPRGPEAAVVRGSAHASDVEVAHALAGELVLMARWLGLERVVAGPDGLGGDLLPTLLDALRTHVDGAAGSSG, encoded by the coding sequence ATGTGGCGCGTGGTCACACGCGTCTTGCCGTCCGAGCGGTACACCCTGTCCCAGGCCCGGCGCATCGCGCTCGCGGCGCAGGGCCTGCACCGGCCCCGACCGCCCCGCTCGGGGCCCGCGACCGCACGGCACCTGCAGGCCGTGGTCGACCGGGTCGGGCTCCTGCAGATCGACTCCGTCAACGTCCTGGCGCGTGCGCACCTCATGCCCCTGTTCTCGCGGCTCGGCCCGTACGACCCGGCGCTGCTCGACCGCGCGGCGGGCCGGGCACCGCGCCGCCTCGTCGAGTCGTGGGCGCACGTCGCGTCGTACGTGCCGCCGTCCACGTACCGGCTGCTCGAGTTCCGGCGCCGTGCGGATCGCGTGCGCCTGGGCGCGCACCCGGTCGTCGACGGCGTCCCGCTGCGGGACTCGCCCGTGCTCGAGGAGGTGCGCGCGGTCGTCGCCGAGCTCGGACCGGTCTCGTCGGTCCAGGTGCACGAGCGCTTCGAGCACCGGTTCCCGCGCAGCGGTTCGGACTGGGGCTGGAACTGGACGGTCGCCAAGAGCGCGCTCGAGCTCATGTTCATCGCGGGTGACCTCGCGGTCGCGGGACGGACGTCGGCGTTCGAGCGCCTGTACGACCTGCCCGAGCGTGTGCTGCCCGCGGACGTGCTCGCCGCGCCGCCGCCGGACGACGCGGACGCGGTGCGTGAGCTGGTCGCGATCTCGGCACGTGCGCACGGCATCGGGACACCGCGCTGCCTGGGCGACTACTTCCGCCTGGGCATCGCGGCGACCCGTCGTGCGATCGACGAGCTCGTGGAGGCCGGCACGCTCGTGCCGGCGAGCGTGGTCGGCTGGGAGCGGGAGGTGTACCGGCACGTCGACGCGGCGCTCCCGCGCAGGGCGACCGGTGCCGCGCTGCTGAGCCCGTTCGACCCGCTCGTCTTCGAGCGCCGGCGTCTCGAGGAGCTGTTCGGCCTCCGCTACCGCATCGAGATCTACGTCCCCGCGGCCCAGCGGCGGTGGGGGTACTACGTGCTGCCGTTCCTGCTGGGCGACCGGATCGAGGCGCTCGTGGACCTCAAGGCCGACCGGGCGGGGCGGCGGCTCCTGGTCCAGGCGGCGCACCGGGCCCCGCGCGGACCCGAGGCGGCCGTCGTGCGGGGCTCGGCCCACGCCTCGGACGTGGAGGTCGCGCACGCGCTCGCGGGTGAGCTCGTGCTCATGGCCCGGTGGCTCGGGCTCGAGCGGGTCGTCGCGGGACCTGACGGGCTGGGCGGTGACCTGCTGCCCACGCTGCTGGACGCGCTGCGCACCCACGTGGACGGTGCGGCAGGATCGTCGGGGTGA
- a CDS encoding Rv3235 family protein encodes MSALAVAPVGPLERALAHDLRTGRVRPGPPTRPSLPRVRPLVDPEPAVQPRPSSAGAPAPAHTLRTRIAVLRAADRAPVEAALRDDEPVSAPPDGDPRVLARTLALASVEALVGRRPVAQLARWLAPGVFDLLQARAHVTVRAIGPRVSGRGVAVRTVRTCRIEPCVVEATAVVDDGVRIRAVAMRLEVHRRAWRVTALEIG; translated from the coding sequence ATGAGCGCGCTGGCTGTCGCGCCCGTCGGTCCGCTGGAGCGCGCGCTCGCGCACGACCTGCGCACGGGCCGGGTCCGCCCGGGGCCGCCCACGCGCCCCTCGCTCCCCCGCGTGCGTCCGCTCGTGGATCCGGAGCCGGCCGTCCAGCCACGTCCGTCGTCCGCCGGGGCGCCCGCGCCGGCCCACACGCTCCGGACCAGGATCGCGGTGCTGCGCGCGGCCGATCGTGCGCCCGTCGAGGCCGCGCTGCGCGACGACGAGCCCGTCTCCGCACCCCCGGACGGCGACCCGCGCGTGCTGGCACGCACGCTCGCGCTCGCGAGCGTCGAGGCGCTCGTGGGCCGACGCCCGGTGGCACAGCTCGCGCGGTGGCTCGCTCCCGGCGTGTTCGACCTCCTGCAGGCCCGGGCGCACGTGACCGTGCGCGCGATCGGCCCCCGCGTGAGCGGCCGGGGCGTCGCCGTGCGCACCGTGCGGACGTGCCGGATCGAGCCGTGCGTGGTCGAGGCGACCGCGGTGGTCGACGACGGCGTCCGCATCCGGGCGGTCGCGATGCGCCTGGAGGTCCACCGCCGCGCCTGGCGCGTCACGGCGCTGGAGATCGGCTGA
- the hpf gene encoding ribosome hibernation-promoting factor, HPF/YfiA family, whose product MEIVVAGRHTEVSPKFRAHLTDKLAKVEQLAPRAQRIDVLVSHETNPRQSDSSERVELTVVDKGPVIRAEACADDRYAALDLALGKLLERLRRTRDRRKDHRNHAPIPPVDVRPPADEPVDEPAAAPSADGAVETTLGDSPVVIREKVHEALPMTIDDALYEMELVGHDFYLFVDAETAQPAVAYRRRGWSYGVIKLDTPVSTGIAARTGGQAADDEVRVG is encoded by the coding sequence ATGGAGATCGTGGTTGCCGGCCGGCACACCGAGGTGTCCCCGAAGTTCCGGGCACATCTGACGGACAAGCTCGCGAAGGTGGAGCAGCTGGCCCCCCGCGCCCAGCGGATCGACGTCCTCGTCTCGCACGAGACCAACCCGCGGCAGTCCGACAGCTCGGAACGCGTCGAGCTGACCGTCGTGGACAAGGGACCCGTCATCCGCGCCGAGGCGTGCGCCGACGACAGGTACGCCGCGCTGGACCTCGCGCTGGGCAAGCTGCTCGAGCGCCTGCGCCGCACGCGCGACCGGCGCAAGGACCACCGCAACCACGCCCCGATCCCGCCGGTGGACGTGCGTCCGCCCGCGGACGAGCCCGTCGACGAGCCCGCAGCGGCGCCGTCCGCGGACGGCGCCGTGGAGACCACGCTCGGCGACTCGCCCGTCGTCATCCGCGAGAAGGTCCACGAGGCGCTGCCGATGACCATCGACGACGCGCTGTACGAGATGGAGCTCGTGGGACACGACTTCTACCTGTTCGTCGACGCCGAGACCGCGCAGCCCGCGGTCGCGTACCGGCGTCGGGGCTGGAGCTACGGCGTGATCAAGCTCGACACCCCGGTGTCCACGGGCATCGCCGCCCGGACCGGGGGACAGGCCGCCGACGACGAGGTGCGCGTGGGCTGA
- a CDS encoding LysM peptidoglycan-binding domain-containing protein, with protein sequence MALGLAARAGLGSGGPLRVDDVVLVAVAVLGALVCAWLALACGLGAACVAGRVLGARWRAGEDALRRCAPAVVRRVVAGVAGAGIGVGLVATGAGATAPPLVSSGPSVGTVATAHVWSPGTGAADLRGADGPALGWSVAVTDGESRTDAPGHLRATAHADARGEVHRVRAGESLWTIAATHLGDDATPERIAEAWPAWWEANRETIGSDPDVIRPGQVLQVPAEAAR encoded by the coding sequence GTGGCACTGGGCCTGGCAGCGCGCGCAGGCCTCGGCTCCGGCGGCCCGCTGCGGGTCGACGACGTGGTGCTCGTCGCGGTCGCCGTGCTCGGAGCGCTCGTGTGCGCGTGGCTCGCGCTCGCGTGCGGCCTCGGCGCGGCGTGCGTCGCGGGCCGCGTGCTCGGAGCGCGATGGCGCGCGGGCGAGGACGCGCTGCGCCGCTGCGCTCCCGCGGTGGTGCGCCGGGTGGTGGCCGGTGTGGCGGGGGCCGGCATCGGCGTGGGCCTCGTGGCCACCGGTGCGGGCGCCACGGCGCCGCCGCTGGTCTCGTCCGGCCCCTCGGTCGGGACGGTCGCGACCGCGCACGTGTGGTCGCCCGGGACGGGCGCCGCGGACCTGCGCGGTGCGGACGGGCCCGCGCTCGGGTGGTCGGTCGCGGTGACCGACGGGGAGTCGCGCACGGACGCACCCGGCCACCTCCGCGCGACGGCGCACGCCGACGCACGCGGCGAGGTGCACCGCGTGCGCGCGGGCGAGTCGCTGTGGACGATCGCCGCCACGCACCTCGGCGACGACGCGACGCCGGAGCGCATCGCCGAGGCGTGGCCGGCGTGGTGGGAGGCCAACCGGGAGACGATCGGGTCCGACCCCGACGTCATCCGGCCCGGCCAGGTGCTGCAGGTCCCGGCGGAGGCCGCCCGATGA
- a CDS encoding DMT family transporter, producing MTRRGDFALVAVAGVLWGTGGLAGAELADAAGLSSGAVASSRLLGGGGLLLVTVALRGGLRRVPRTRAAGVQVLATAVLIAVFEAAYFAAVARAGVAVATLVTLGAAPVLVATLSAVRARTWPAPRTVLALVLALVGLAALVLGRGAHGSADVGGILLALGAAVAFGGLTLVNARPVDGLGVSSLTALAFTLGGALLVPYAMLGPGGFALPHDGAGWWWLVYLAAVPTAAAYVAYFTGLRTVPATVATLLSLLEPVTAAVLATLVRDERLGAAGVLGAASLVAAVVVLRPRDAHSPTMVRPGDAAEHSRHPALTEHGASIPGVMRVSDPREGPAAR from the coding sequence GTGACACGTCGGGGCGACTTCGCGCTGGTCGCGGTCGCGGGCGTGCTCTGGGGGACGGGCGGCCTGGCGGGCGCCGAGCTCGCCGACGCCGCCGGGCTCTCGTCGGGTGCGGTGGCATCGTCCCGGTTGCTCGGGGGCGGGGGGCTCCTGCTGGTGACCGTCGCGCTGCGGGGTGGGCTGCGGCGCGTCCCCCGCACGCGTGCCGCGGGCGTCCAGGTGCTCGCGACCGCGGTGCTGATCGCGGTGTTCGAGGCCGCGTACTTCGCCGCGGTGGCACGTGCGGGCGTCGCGGTCGCGACGCTGGTCACGCTCGGCGCCGCACCCGTCCTCGTCGCGACGCTGTCCGCGGTGCGCGCCCGCACCTGGCCGGCACCCCGCACGGTGCTGGCGCTCGTGCTCGCGCTCGTGGGCCTCGCCGCTCTCGTGCTGGGGCGCGGTGCGCACGGGTCGGCCGACGTCGGCGGGATCCTCCTCGCGCTCGGTGCCGCGGTCGCGTTCGGCGGGCTCACGCTCGTCAACGCGCGCCCGGTCGACGGGCTGGGGGTGAGCAGCCTCACGGCGCTCGCGTTCACGCTCGGTGGTGCCCTGCTCGTCCCGTACGCGATGCTCGGCCCCGGCGGGTTCGCGCTGCCGCACGACGGTGCGGGCTGGTGGTGGCTCGTCTACCTCGCGGCGGTCCCGACCGCCGCGGCGTACGTCGCGTACTTCACGGGCCTGCGGACCGTGCCCGCCACGGTCGCGACGCTGCTGTCGCTCCTCGAGCCCGTGACCGCCGCGGTCCTCGCGACGCTCGTGCGCGACGAACGGCTCGGCGCGGCGGGCGTGCTCGGTGCGGCATCGCTGGTGGCGGCTGTGGTCGTCCTGCGCCCACGCGACGCACACTCGCCTACGATGGTCCGGCCCGGCGACGCCGCCGAGCACTCGCGCCACCCCGCGCTGACCGAGCACGGGGCGTCTATCCCAGGAGTCATGCGTGTCAGCGATCCTCGAGAAGGTCCTGCGGCTCGGTGA
- a CDS encoding DUF6912 family protein, with protein MRLYLPATLDELTATTEGDALLAGRTAHAVTQALRAALPDEDEEGWEFAAHLAAADDSLDLLRSRPEAPALRLVVTVDVPDDAVGVGPQPGATPSAVLLTRAATLAEVACVHVDEPAVAGDVRAALSGDVAADERVAEADLLWYDVSEIGDIPT; from the coding sequence GTGCGCCTCTACCTGCCTGCGACCCTCGACGAGCTGACCGCGACGACCGAGGGCGACGCGCTGCTCGCCGGACGCACCGCGCACGCGGTGACGCAGGCGCTGCGCGCCGCGCTGCCCGACGAGGACGAGGAGGGCTGGGAGTTCGCCGCCCACCTGGCCGCGGCGGACGACAGCCTGGACCTGCTCCGGTCGCGGCCGGAGGCTCCCGCCCTGCGGCTCGTCGTCACGGTGGACGTGCCCGACGACGCGGTCGGCGTCGGGCCGCAGCCGGGCGCGACGCCCAGCGCGGTGCTGCTGACGCGTGCCGCGACCCTCGCCGAGGTCGCGTGCGTCCACGTGGACGAGCCGGCGGTCGCCGGCGACGTGCGGGCGGCGCTGTCGGGCGACGTCGCGGCGGACGAGCGCGTCGCCGAGGCGGACCTGCTCTGGTACGACGTCTCCGAGATCGGCGACATCCCGACCTGA
- a CDS encoding IclR family transcriptional regulator, with the protein MDNSSGVGVLDKAASVLSALEAGPATLAQLVTATHLARPTAHRLAVALEHHRLVARDMQGRFVLGPRLSELATAAGEDRLLAAAGPVLAAVRDHTGESAQLYRRQGDQRICVAAAERPIGLRDSIPVGATLTMQAGSAAQVLLAWEEPDRLHRGLQGAKFTATILSGVRRRGWAQSVSEREVGVASVSAPVRGPSGRVVAAVSVSGPLERLTRQPGRLHAAAVVSAANRLTEVLRRTAD; encoded by the coding sequence ATGGACAACTCTAGCGGAGTCGGCGTGCTGGACAAGGCCGCATCCGTTCTCAGCGCGCTCGAGGCGGGTCCGGCCACCCTCGCGCAGCTCGTGACCGCCACCCATCTTGCCCGCCCGACGGCCCACCGCCTGGCCGTCGCGCTCGAGCACCACCGCCTGGTCGCACGCGACATGCAGGGGCGGTTCGTGCTCGGGCCGCGCCTGTCGGAGCTCGCGACGGCGGCGGGCGAGGACCGCCTCCTGGCCGCCGCGGGCCCGGTGCTCGCGGCCGTGCGCGACCACACCGGCGAGAGCGCACAGCTCTACCGCCGCCAGGGCGACCAGCGCATCTGCGTGGCCGCAGCCGAGCGTCCCATCGGCCTGCGCGACTCGATCCCCGTGGGCGCGACGCTGACCATGCAGGCGGGCTCCGCGGCCCAGGTCCTGCTGGCGTGGGAGGAGCCCGACCGGCTGCACCGCGGTCTCCAGGGCGCCAAGTTCACCGCGACGATCCTGTCCGGCGTGCGCCGCCGCGGCTGGGCGCAGTCGGTGTCCGAGCGCGAGGTGGGCGTCGCGTCGGTGTCCGCACCCGTGCGCGGCCCGTCCGGGCGCGTCGTGGCGGCCGTCTCGGTCTCCGGGCCGCTCGAGCGGCTCACCCGGCAGCCGGGGCGCCTGCACGCCGCCGCCGTGGTCTCGGCCGCCAACCGGCTGACCGAGGTGCTGCGCCGCACCGCGGACTGA
- a CDS encoding AAA family ATPase: protein MATTVGVLCAVRGPAEVLVVRALDDDAGLHVTRRCADLAELHAAAEAGLGRVAVVSGDLDLLDLTAVATLRSAGVALVALLDPERSSSADRARLAGADLVLDLPTDGAAARALVERVLALAAEAQTAGPDPWDATPAPAARTERGRVVAVWGPTGAPGRSTVALHTAAEIAAQGVPTLLVDADTYGGCQAQLLGVLDDAPGLAAAARSAGQGVLDLVTLARVAPYVAPDLRLLSGIQRPDRWPELPGPALDAVWVVARSLAAVTVIDCGFSLEQDEVLSYDTRAPRRNAATLGALTVADDVVVVGAADPVGIQRLVRALGELAELGTGARRHVVVNRVRASVAGAQPARAVARALERYAGVHDAVLVPDDQAGLDAAVLEARTLREIAPGSPARRALAELAGRLVAPRTPAQETAPGLAGVARA from the coding sequence GTGGCCACGACGGTGGGCGTGCTGTGCGCGGTCCGCGGCCCGGCCGAGGTGCTCGTGGTGCGCGCGCTCGACGACGACGCCGGCCTGCACGTGACGCGCCGGTGCGCGGACCTCGCCGAGCTGCACGCCGCGGCGGAGGCGGGCCTCGGCCGGGTCGCGGTCGTCTCGGGCGACCTCGACCTGCTCGACCTGACCGCCGTGGCCACGCTCAGGTCCGCGGGGGTCGCGCTCGTCGCGCTCCTGGACCCGGAACGCTCGTCGTCGGCGGACCGCGCACGCCTGGCGGGCGCTGACCTGGTCCTCGACCTGCCGACGGACGGGGCGGCCGCACGTGCGCTGGTCGAGCGCGTGCTCGCGCTCGCGGCCGAGGCGCAGACCGCCGGCCCGGACCCGTGGGACGCCACACCCGCACCGGCCGCCCGCACCGAGCGGGGCCGGGTCGTCGCGGTGTGGGGACCCACGGGTGCGCCCGGCAGGTCGACGGTCGCGCTGCACACGGCCGCCGAGATCGCCGCACAGGGGGTCCCGACGCTCCTGGTGGACGCGGACACGTACGGCGGCTGCCAGGCGCAGCTGCTGGGCGTGCTGGACGACGCACCGGGCCTCGCGGCCGCGGCGCGCAGCGCGGGGCAGGGCGTGCTCGACCTGGTGACCCTCGCGCGGGTCGCGCCGTACGTCGCGCCCGACCTGCGGCTGCTGTCCGGCATCCAGCGGCCGGACCGCTGGCCCGAGCTGCCCGGTCCGGCGCTCGACGCCGTGTGGGTCGTCGCGCGCTCGCTCGCGGCCGTGACCGTGATCGACTGCGGCTTCAGCCTCGAGCAGGACGAGGTGCTGAGCTACGACACGCGCGCGCCGCGCCGGAACGCGGCGACGCTCGGCGCGCTCACGGTCGCGGACGACGTGGTCGTGGTCGGCGCGGCGGACCCCGTGGGCATCCAGCGGCTCGTGCGGGCGCTCGGCGAGCTCGCCGAGCTGGGCACCGGTGCGCGGCGCCACGTGGTCGTCAACCGCGTGCGGGCGTCGGTCGCGGGTGCGCAGCCGGCCCGCGCGGTGGCGCGGGCGCTCGAACGGTACGCGGGTGTGCACGACGCGGTGCTGGTCCCGGACGACCAGGCGGGGCTCGACGCGGCGGTGCTCGAGGCCCGCACGCTGCGTGAGATCGCGCCGGGCTCGCCCGCTCGTCGCGCGCTCGCGGAGCTGGCCGGGCGGCTGGTCGCTCCCCGCACGCCCGCGCAGGAGACCGCGCCCGGCCTGGCCGGGGTCGCTCGGGCGTGA